Proteins from one Oceanispirochaeta sp. M1 genomic window:
- a CDS encoding efflux RND transporter permease subunit translates to MSISKTIVNRPTTILILFAILVGLGLYIVPQVPIDLYPEINPPILVIFTTYSGAGPEEIEQTTTRPLEGQMGNVSDVQRITSTSSEGLSMILLEFDWDTDLSAASQDVRDKLEFIKDFLPDDAANPQIFKFDPAMMPIMDLVVDGNRTPEEIRSIAEDQIQPYLEQIPGVATTIITGGREKVVRVEISQNRLEAYNLSITQVAQMLATQNLQIGAGSVEEGSKKYLIRTAGEYKSIEEISNAVISYKMSGGVTKDIRLRDIATVFEGYKDATNTVYINGEPGIYISIQKQSGVNSIETADNVVAKLEQINKNLPQDMSVQVINNTTDMIRGSLDQVTSSAITGAILAMVILFIFLRSVKSTLIIGLSIPISLLITIMFMYFAGLTLNIMTLAGLTLGVGMIVDSSIVILENIFRYREKGAKLKPSAILGTQEMFMAIMASTLTTVCVFLPVLMFKKELEMIGVLFQDLAFTIIIALLSSLLIAITLVPVLASQYITIYTRKQRPLKWKFLRGIDNAMERFFTGMDNGYKKLLASCLDNKALVVLVILALFILSIMMFPSLGINFMPNSEEDSITLNMEMPVGTRLELTQEYMNQIAVIASDEVDSAKDIIISTGSGGFLAADDGSRGTLTMTLKDYQLRSESNDEIKEILRSHFDSFPSATFSFGNSMNMGGSASPIDIIIKTEDMDEARRVAFAIKEMLIDQVPEVTEPDVSLSEGLPQAEIIVDREKAYSLGLSIYSIGNEISANVDGKTASRYRVGGDEFDILVILNKEDRSAIPDLEKIFVMNSMGQRIPLSSVATIEKTSGPVDIAREDQSRVVHVTGGLKPGFAANQVEPKVRSMIKENIIADDSVIIDFNGDYAEVQSYIMKFIVIMIIAVVLVFGVMASQFESLRDPFIIFFTIPLMAIGIIFLYKITGEAISMYSAVGVIMLAGIVVNNGIVMVDYTNILRGRGLCIRDACIEAGGNRLRPVLMTTLTTVLGMVPMAFSSGQGSELVKPFGQTVIGGLTVSTILTLFLVPVLYAVFNRKHDNKRGECSDSEDFISSPLLEESK, encoded by the coding sequence ATGAGTATTTCCAAAACAATAGTCAATAGGCCAACCACCATCCTAATCCTTTTTGCAATATTGGTTGGTCTCGGTTTATATATAGTACCTCAGGTCCCCATTGACCTGTATCCGGAAATTAATCCGCCCATCCTCGTTATCTTTACAACCTACAGCGGTGCGGGTCCTGAAGAGATAGAACAGACCACAACCAGACCCCTCGAAGGGCAGATGGGGAATGTATCGGATGTGCAGAGGATAACATCCACTTCCTCCGAAGGTCTCAGTATGATTCTTCTGGAATTTGACTGGGATACAGACCTGTCAGCTGCGTCCCAGGATGTCAGGGACAAGCTTGAATTTATTAAAGACTTCCTCCCCGATGATGCAGCCAATCCCCAGATTTTCAAGTTTGACCCTGCCATGATGCCCATTATGGACCTGGTGGTAGACGGCAACAGAACGCCTGAAGAGATCAGATCCATAGCCGAAGATCAGATACAGCCCTATCTGGAACAGATACCCGGCGTTGCTACAACGATTATTACCGGTGGACGGGAAAAGGTAGTCCGTGTAGAAATATCCCAGAACCGTCTGGAAGCATACAATCTGAGTATTACTCAGGTGGCCCAGATGCTGGCTACACAGAATTTGCAGATAGGTGCCGGATCGGTTGAAGAGGGATCAAAAAAATACCTGATCCGTACTGCTGGTGAATACAAAAGCATTGAAGAGATCTCCAATGCGGTTATCTCCTATAAAATGTCCGGAGGTGTGACCAAAGATATCCGCCTCAGAGATATTGCCACTGTCTTCGAAGGTTATAAAGATGCCACCAACACAGTTTATATCAACGGTGAGCCGGGTATTTATATATCGATTCAGAAGCAGAGCGGCGTTAACTCAATTGAGACAGCAGACAATGTTGTAGCCAAGCTGGAACAGATCAATAAGAACCTTCCTCAGGACATGTCTGTACAGGTTATCAACAACACAACCGATATGATCCGGGGCTCTCTGGATCAGGTAACCAGCTCCGCCATAACCGGAGCAATACTGGCCATGGTCATCCTCTTTATCTTCCTGAGAAGCGTCAAGAGTACCCTGATCATCGGCCTCTCCATCCCTATCTCACTGCTGATTACAATCATGTTCATGTATTTTGCGGGACTGACCCTGAATATCATGACTCTGGCAGGACTGACCCTGGGGGTCGGGATGATTGTGGACTCCTCCATTGTTATACTGGAAAACATATTCCGCTATAGAGAAAAGGGTGCCAAACTTAAACCATCGGCCATCCTGGGTACCCAGGAAATGTTTATGGCTATCATGGCCTCCACTCTGACTACGGTCTGTGTATTTCTCCCCGTTCTGATGTTTAAGAAAGAACTGGAAATGATCGGAGTACTCTTTCAGGACCTGGCCTTTACCATTATTATCGCCCTGCTCTCCTCACTGCTTATTGCAATCACCCTGGTACCCGTACTGGCCAGCCAGTACATCACCATCTATACCAGAAAGCAGAGACCCCTTAAGTGGAAGTTTCTGAGAGGAATAGACAATGCTATGGAGCGCTTCTTCACAGGAATGGACAACGGTTATAAAAAATTGCTGGCATCCTGTCTGGACAATAAAGCTCTTGTAGTACTTGTTATTCTGGCACTCTTTATACTCAGTATCATGATGTTCCCGTCACTGGGTATTAACTTTATGCCCAACAGTGAAGAGGACTCAATCACCTTGAATATGGAGATGCCTGTGGGAACCAGGCTTGAGCTGACCCAGGAGTATATGAACCAGATTGCAGTCATTGCCTCCGACGAGGTGGACAGTGCAAAGGATATAATCATATCTACAGGTTCAGGCGGTTTTCTTGCTGCAGACGATGGAAGCAGGGGTACCCTGACTATGACTCTCAAGGATTATCAACTCCGTTCAGAAAGCAATGACGAGATAAAAGAGATTCTCCGAAGTCATTTTGACAGCTTCCCCTCTGCGACCTTCAGCTTCGGCAACTCCATGAATATGGGAGGATCCGCTTCACCAATCGATATCATCATTAAAACAGAGGATATGGATGAAGCCAGGCGGGTAGCCTTTGCCATAAAAGAGATGCTTATTGATCAGGTTCCGGAAGTGACCGAGCCCGATGTAAGTCTCTCAGAAGGACTGCCTCAGGCAGAGATTATCGTGGACCGTGAAAAAGCCTACTCCCTTGGTCTGAGTATTTACAGCATAGGTAATGAGATTTCAGCTAATGTGGACGGAAAAACTGCCTCCCGCTACAGGGTTGGGGGTGATGAATTCGATATCCTTGTAATCCTTAATAAAGAGGACCGCTCGGCTATTCCCGATCTGGAAAAAATCTTTGTTATGAACTCCATGGGTCAGAGAATCCCACTCTCCAGTGTGGCAACAATTGAGAAGACCTCAGGCCCTGTTGATATTGCCCGTGAAGACCAGTCCCGTGTTGTCCATGTAACCGGAGGCCTGAAGCCCGGTTTTGCAGCCAACCAGGTAGAACCAAAGGTCCGATCAATGATCAAAGAGAATATTATTGCCGATGATTCGGTCATTATCGACTTTAATGGTGACTATGCCGAAGTCCAGTCCTATATAATGAAGTTTATTGTTATCATGATTATCGCTGTTGTTCTGGTATTCGGTGTTATGGCCAGTCAGTTTGAATCACTGCGAGACCCGTTTATCATATTTTTCACCATTCCTTTGATGGCAATCGGAATTATATTCCTGTATAAAATCACAGGAGAAGCTATCAGTATGTATTCAGCCGTAGGGGTGATCATGCTGGCGGGTATTGTTGTAAACAACGGTATCGTTATGGTTGACTATACCAATATTCTCAGAGGCCGAGGACTTTGCATACGGGATGCCTGTATTGAAGCCGGAGGAAACAGACTCCGTCCTGTACTGATGAC